A section of the Deinococcus taeanensis genome encodes:
- a CDS encoding SCO family protein, translating to MTGFSKWLTAVLLVVAAVLGGLLLFRRVSPAVQAGEALESPTPLPVLRLVSDRGTPATLAQADGRVRLVFFGFVRCPDVCPATLASLKNTYAALSEAQRAKVQVQFITVDPGHDTPAVMRAYLDRFDPAFTGLTGQASVIDDAARTMFVANVAPLPAEDHSAHTGAAQGGATASGAANAQAVGAAAAVAARIHGDQVSVVDGQGRFVRVYGNTDVVSGALDRDLPGLIRQYAN from the coding sequence ATGACGGGGTTCTCGAAATGGCTGACAGCGGTGCTTCTGGTGGTGGCAGCGGTGCTGGGCGGACTGCTGCTGTTCCGGCGGGTCAGTCCAGCGGTGCAGGCGGGCGAGGCACTGGAGTCGCCCACGCCTCTGCCGGTGCTGAGGCTCGTCAGTGACCGGGGAACCCCGGCCACTCTGGCGCAGGCCGACGGGCGGGTGCGGCTGGTGTTCTTCGGGTTCGTCCGCTGCCCGGACGTGTGCCCGGCAACCCTGGCAAGTCTGAAGAACACCTACGCGGCGCTGAGTGAGGCGCAGCGCGCGAAGGTGCAGGTGCAGTTCATTACCGTGGATCCGGGCCACGATACGCCGGCCGTGATGCGGGCGTATCTGGACCGGTTTGATCCGGCGTTCACGGGTCTGACCGGGCAGGCCAGCGTGATTGATGACGCGGCGCGGACGATGTTCGTGGCGAACGTGGCGCCCCTGCCGGCAGAGGATCACAGCGCGCACACGGGCGCGGCGCAGGGTGGCGCCACGGCGAGCGGCGCGGCGAACGCCCAGGCTGTGGGGGCGGCGGCAGCCGTGGCGGCGCGGATTCACGGGGATCAGGTGAGTGTCGTGGACGGCCAGGGCCGGTTCGTGAGGGTATACGGGAACACGGACGTGGTGAGTGGCGCACTGGACCGGGATCTGCCGGGTCTGATCCGGCAGTACGCGAACTGA
- a CDS encoding cbb3-type cytochrome c oxidase subunit I, with protein sequence MTVQHAPIQETGARRGVWEVLKDYMMTTDHKKIGTLYITTSILGFAIAGILAVLIRLQLAVPNNTLLVGNTYNQVLTVHAALMIFFFLIPIGLFGFGNWFLPLQLGVRDVALPRINTFAVWLFIFSLILVVLGLANGGAPGVGWTFYYPLSVDANQTGVSVLMVALILNGVASLLGSANFAATVVNMRTPGMSLWKMPIFAWSIFATSMLQLVSLGGLTAAALVTYLELKLGLSMFNPGIGGVPVMFQQFFWFYSHPAVYVMLLPYLGIGAEIASTMARKPLFGYRVMVYSILGIVLVSLLVWVHHMFAVGLPEAWQIAFMIATLIVAVPTGVKIFNLIGTLWGGRIIMKSPTYWLVGFIFNFLIGGITGVSLGMIPFDYQVTMSYYVVAHFHNVMMFGTAFLAMGGLYYWWPKMTGRFLNEKLGLAHFWLFMIGSWMTFLPQYILGLLGMPRRYYTYPEGNFAWSELNFISTLGALTLLAGGIVWVWNMLQSFQKPATASPNPWGGFTLEWTADSPPKPYNFAHDFPTSFPTERPLYDWEQSGETLTPVDPKSIHLPVDSIWPFMTAFALLLMGYGLSFGWFTNYHPGVGLQAFGEASFGFKLASVLLYVSIPVFLYSLFKWAGTREYDVPVAHHHLTKYDNGFMGMAWFIISEVGLFGVLIAGYVYLRVIGAAEPPVTRPSIWLAALNTLILVSSSFVIHRAEQDNHHGKLTRFRLGLFVTLLLGAVFMLFQVYEFSLFGSENDWKQNLWQSCFFTIVGLHGLHILIGGTGVALPYYQSLTGKMDKYNHGSITPASLYWHLVDVVWLFIVAIFYAW encoded by the coding sequence GTGACCGTGCAGCACGCACCCATTCAGGAAACCGGCGCCCGCCGCGGCGTCTGGGAGGTCCTGAAGGACTACATGATGACGACCGATCACAAGAAGATCGGGACGCTCTACATCACCACCAGCATCCTGGGCTTCGCCATCGCCGGGATCCTGGCGGTGCTGATCCGCCTGCAGCTCGCCGTGCCGAACAACACGCTCCTGGTGGGCAACACCTACAACCAGGTGCTGACGGTGCACGCCGCGCTGATGATCTTCTTCTTCCTGATCCCGATTGGCCTGTTCGGCTTCGGGAACTGGTTCCTGCCCCTGCAGCTTGGCGTGCGGGACGTGGCCCTGCCGCGCATCAACACCTTCGCGGTGTGGCTGTTCATCTTCTCGCTGATTCTGGTGGTGCTGGGTCTCGCCAACGGCGGCGCGCCCGGCGTCGGCTGGACCTTCTACTACCCCCTGTCCGTGGATGCCAACCAGACCGGCGTGTCCGTGCTGATGGTCGCGCTGATCCTTAACGGCGTGGCGTCCCTGCTGGGCAGCGCGAACTTCGCGGCCACAGTCGTGAACATGCGCACCCCCGGCATGAGCCTGTGGAAAATGCCGATCTTCGCCTGGAGCATCTTCGCCACGTCCATGCTGCAGCTGGTCTCGCTGGGCGGCCTGACCGCCGCGGCCCTTGTCACCTACCTGGAACTGAAGCTAGGCCTGAGCATGTTCAACCCCGGCATCGGCGGCGTGCCCGTGATGTTCCAGCAGTTCTTCTGGTTCTACTCGCACCCGGCCGTGTACGTGATGCTGCTGCCCTACCTGGGGATCGGCGCGGAGATCGCGTCCACCATGGCCCGCAAGCCGCTGTTCGGATACCGCGTCATGGTGTACTCGATCCTGGGGATCGTGCTGGTGTCGCTGCTGGTGTGGGTGCACCACATGTTCGCCGTCGGGCTTCCTGAAGCGTGGCAGATCGCGTTCATGATCGCCACCCTGATCGTGGCCGTGCCGACCGGCGTGAAGATCTTCAACCTGATCGGCACGCTGTGGGGCGGGCGCATCATCATGAAGTCGCCCACCTACTGGCTGGTGGGGTTCATCTTCAACTTCCTGATCGGCGGGATCACCGGCGTCAGCCTGGGCATGATTCCCTTCGATTACCAGGTGACCATGTCGTACTACGTGGTGGCGCACTTCCACAACGTGATGATGTTCGGCACGGCGTTCCTGGCGATGGGCGGCCTGTACTACTGGTGGCCGAAGATGACCGGCCGGTTCCTGAACGAGAAGTTGGGGCTGGCGCACTTCTGGCTGTTCATGATCGGCTCGTGGATGACCTTCCTCCCCCAGTACATCCTGGGCCTGCTGGGCATGCCCCGGCGCTACTACACCTACCCGGAAGGCAACTTCGCGTGGAGTGAACTGAACTTCATCTCCACCCTGGGCGCCCTGACCCTGCTGGCCGGCGGGATCGTGTGGGTGTGGAACATGCTGCAGAGCTTCCAGAAGCCCGCCACGGCGTCCCCGAACCCCTGGGGCGGCTTCACGCTGGAATGGACGGCCGACAGCCCGCCCAAACCGTACAACTTCGCACACGACTTCCCCACCAGCTTCCCCACCGAGCGGCCCCTGTACGACTGGGAACAGAGTGGTGAGACGCTAACCCCGGTGGATCCCAAGAGCATTCACCTGCCCGTGGACAGCATCTGGCCGTTCATGACCGCGTTCGCGCTGCTGCTGATGGGCTACGGCCTGAGCTTCGGGTGGTTCACGAACTACCACCCGGGCGTGGGTCTGCAGGCGTTCGGTGAAGCGAGCTTCGGGTTCAAGCTGGCCAGCGTGCTGCTGTACGTCAGCATTCCGGTGTTCCTGTACTCCCTGTTCAAGTGGGCCGGCACCCGCGAGTATGACGTGCCTGTCGCGCATCACCACCTGACCAAGTACGACAACGGGTTCATGGGCATGGCCTGGTTCATCATCAGCGAAGTGGGTCTGTTCGGCGTGCTGATCGCCGGGTACGTGTACCTGCGCGTGATCGGCGCCGCCGAGCCGCCCGTGACGCGCCCCAGCATCTGGCTGGCTGCGCTGAACACCCTGATCCTGGTGAGTTCCTCGTTCGTGATTCACCGCGCCGAGCAGGACAACCACCACGGCAAACTCACCCGCTTCCGGCTGGGTCTGTTCGTCACGCTGCTGCTGGGCGCCGTGTTCATGCTGTTCCAGGTGTACGAGTTCAGTCTGTTCGGCTCGGAAAATGACTGGAAGCAGAACCTGTGGCAGTCGTGCTTCTTCACCATCGTGGGTCTGCACGGTCTGCACATCCTGATCGGCGGCACAGGCGTGGCGCTGCCCTACTACCAGTCCCTGACGGGCAAAATGGACAAGTACAACCACGGGTCCATCACCCCGGCCAGCCTGTACTGGCACCTGGTGGACGTGGTGTGGCTGTTTATCGTGGCGATCTTCTACGCCTGGTAA
- the coxB gene encoding cytochrome c oxidase subunit II, producing the protein MNTITHRHSGIRRRARQALPIAATLGVTLLTGCQQVSRSLSIGDMSSAYNREMFWMSVWAIALSIIIFVGVSYALFHTVQKFREDRHDAPPAQFHGNNKLETILVAVPVVIVILLSVLTVRSMAILNPTPNQAVKIDILARQFWWNFAYPETTANAGGVVTNGNEMLMPTRQSVALTVTSGDVIHGFWAPNIGGQRAAMPAVKKTWQVDTNRAGAYQGNCSQLCGASHANMRYKVIALDQARYEATLAAMKAYRAPEPAPGSAEARGYALFMQGKASTGALACASCHRVQGTPANGAAGPDLSFFGTRRTLGAGMWEAMTPAQWTDEKAAAALHAWIKHSPLVKPGALMPTYDGSEYVVQGKKAKGGVLTDTEIDDIAAYLRSLKLPEEADYWRNTPVNGAAANGGTQ; encoded by the coding sequence TTGAACACCATCACACACCGCCATAGCGGCATACGGAGGCGAGCCCGGCAGGCGCTGCCGATCGCGGCGACTCTCGGCGTGACCCTGCTCACCGGCTGCCAGCAGGTCAGCCGGTCGCTGAGCATCGGGGACATGTCCTCAGCGTACAACCGGGAGATGTTCTGGATGAGCGTCTGGGCCATCGCCCTTTCGATCATCATTTTCGTGGGTGTGTCGTACGCCCTGTTCCATACGGTGCAGAAGTTCCGTGAGGACCGGCACGACGCGCCGCCCGCACAGTTCCACGGGAACAACAAGCTCGAGACGATCCTGGTGGCCGTGCCCGTCGTGATCGTGATCCTGCTGAGTGTGCTCACGGTGCGTTCCATGGCAATCCTGAACCCCACGCCCAACCAGGCGGTGAAGATCGACATTCTGGCCCGCCAGTTCTGGTGGAACTTCGCGTACCCGGAAACGACGGCCAATGCGGGCGGCGTGGTCACCAACGGCAACGAGATGCTGATGCCCACCCGGCAGTCCGTGGCGCTCACCGTGACCAGCGGCGACGTTATTCACGGCTTCTGGGCGCCGAACATCGGCGGTCAGCGCGCCGCGATGCCCGCCGTGAAGAAAACCTGGCAGGTCGACACGAACCGCGCCGGGGCGTACCAGGGCAACTGCTCGCAGCTGTGCGGCGCGAGCCACGCCAACATGCGCTACAAGGTCATCGCTCTGGACCAGGCGCGCTACGAGGCCACCCTCGCCGCCATGAAAGCCTACCGCGCCCCCGAACCGGCGCCTGGCAGCGCCGAGGCGCGCGGCTACGCGCTGTTCATGCAGGGCAAGGCGAGCACCGGCGCGCTGGCGTGCGCCAGCTGCCACCGTGTGCAGGGCACGCCCGCCAACGGGGCTGCGGGACCGGACCTGAGTTTCTTTGGAACGCGCCGCACGCTGGGCGCCGGCATGTGGGAAGCCATGACGCCTGCCCAGTGGACGGATGAAAAAGCCGCTGCGGCGCTGCACGCCTGGATCAAGCACAGCCCCCTGGTCAAGCCCGGCGCCCTGATGCCCACCTACGACGGCAGCGAGTACGTCGTGCAGGGCAAGAAAGCCAAGGGCGGCGTCCTCACCGACACTGAAATCGACGACATCGCCGCGTACCTGCGCAGCCTCAAACTGCCGGAGGAAGCGGACTACTGGCGGAACACGCCTGTGAATGGCGCGGCCGCCAACGGAGGCACCCAGTGA